In Falsibacillus albus, a single window of DNA contains:
- a CDS encoding DUF92 domain-containing protein yields MHNMLYEIPFILMICAAGVWTRSLSVSGGIAAFLSGGMIAAAFEWRGLFVLGVFFLSSSLLSKYKKQEKKKVEEIVAKGDRRDWQQVAANGGPAALFSFIYLIQNGSIWQLCFCASIAAANADTWSSELGVLSKGKPFSIRTFSTVEKGTSGAVSFMGTLAGLMGAICIALAAMFLFSSLEVRQMLFIAAAGFAGNIIDTLLGASLQVEFYCKKCGIKTERKTHCGSRTEKIKGIPFINNETVNFISPFFAGLLIFVLFQ; encoded by the coding sequence ATGCATAACATGCTTTATGAAATTCCATTCATTTTGATGATTTGTGCTGCAGGAGTGTGGACCCGCAGCCTGTCCGTTTCCGGAGGGATTGCTGCTTTTTTGAGCGGAGGAATGATTGCAGCTGCGTTTGAATGGAGAGGATTATTCGTACTGGGGGTATTTTTCCTGTCTTCGAGCCTTCTTTCAAAATATAAAAAACAAGAAAAGAAAAAGGTGGAAGAGATCGTCGCAAAAGGCGACCGCAGGGATTGGCAGCAAGTCGCAGCCAATGGAGGACCTGCAGCCTTGTTTTCATTCATATACCTCATTCAGAATGGTTCAATCTGGCAGCTGTGTTTTTGTGCAAGTATCGCAGCAGCAAATGCAGATACTTGGTCCTCAGAACTTGGGGTCTTAAGCAAAGGGAAACCATTTTCCATACGGACTTTTTCAACAGTGGAAAAAGGGACATCAGGTGCCGTCAGCTTCATGGGAACTCTTGCTGGATTGATGGGGGCCATTTGCATTGCTCTGGCAGCCATGTTTTTATTTTCTTCTCTGGAAGTTCGGCAGATGCTGTTCATCGCAGCAGCAGGATTTGCAGGAAACATAATTGATACGCTGCTTGGGGCCAGCCTTCAAGTTGAGTTTTATTGCAAAAAATGCGGGATCAAAACCGAAAGGAAGACACACTGTGGGAGCCGGACTGAGAAAATTAAAGGTATTCCTTTCATCAATAATGAAACAGTCAACTTCATATCACCATTCTTTGCAGGGCTGCTGATTTTTGTCCTCTTTCAATAA
- a CDS encoding rhomboid family protein, with amino-acid sequence MSESLLFWKLANDLVIKRQYRIVQVAETENEMWLENFSNKKAPVIRLLNHDIDWGNRLQRDIEFTTRNGEKIRKAFYKRQLTVLNVYISSYPPVDDYHYLLEKPHQLSNQKVLLHNVMLTKEQRHEGLSMLNDFFHEPIIIQEGQDGSIEELKQSTLQASVEKSKNEKKLFEFGKPFFTYIFIAIQVIVFILLELKGSSTNPENLIQFGAKYNPLILQGQWWRFITPIFLHIGVLHILMNTLALYYLGIAVEKIYGRMRFLWIYLFAGFAGSVASFVFTDNLSAGASGAIFGCFGALLYFGSVYPNLFFRTMGVNVLVVIGINLVFGFTASGIDNAGHLGGLAGGFLATGVVHLPKKKNWRRQLLFLVLTILLSAGFLIYGFRYSEASADPDVTNSLAQQYIKDKQYGKAEKLLNSYIDQHEGNAVTYFFLSYVELQHGQNENAKQHLMKAIRLNPRFHEAHYNLALIYYDEGNFQKAETEVQEALKYKDDKKYQTLLKEIQSRI; translated from the coding sequence ATGAGTGAATCCTTATTGTTCTGGAAGCTGGCTAATGATTTGGTGATCAAAAGACAATATCGCATCGTGCAGGTTGCCGAAACGGAAAATGAAATGTGGCTTGAAAATTTTTCGAATAAAAAAGCCCCGGTCATCCGGCTTTTGAATCATGATATCGATTGGGGCAATCGGCTTCAGAGAGATATTGAGTTCACCACAAGAAATGGCGAGAAAATTCGCAAGGCTTTTTATAAAAGGCAACTGACCGTTCTGAATGTATATATTTCCAGTTATCCTCCAGTCGATGATTATCACTATCTATTGGAAAAGCCGCACCAGCTCTCCAATCAAAAGGTGCTGCTTCATAATGTGATGCTGACAAAGGAACAGAGGCATGAAGGGCTTTCAATGTTGAATGATTTTTTTCACGAACCGATCATCATCCAAGAGGGACAAGATGGTAGTATTGAAGAGCTGAAACAATCAACATTGCAGGCATCGGTGGAAAAATCTAAAAATGAGAAAAAGTTGTTTGAATTTGGAAAACCATTTTTCACCTATATTTTTATTGCGATCCAAGTGATTGTTTTCATCCTACTGGAATTGAAAGGCAGCAGTACAAATCCTGAGAACTTAATACAATTTGGCGCAAAATACAATCCACTCATCCTACAAGGCCAGTGGTGGAGGTTCATCACTCCGATATTTCTGCATATCGGAGTGCTCCATATCCTTATGAATACCCTTGCCCTCTATTATTTAGGGATTGCAGTGGAGAAAATATACGGACGGATGAGATTCTTATGGATTTATCTTTTTGCTGGATTTGCTGGTTCGGTAGCCAGCTTCGTATTTACGGATAATCTTTCTGCAGGGGCCAGCGGAGCGATTTTTGGCTGCTTCGGTGCATTGCTGTATTTCGGGTCGGTATACCCGAATTTATTCTTCCGGACAATGGGAGTGAATGTCCTGGTGGTCATCGGTATTAATCTCGTATTCGGATTCACCGCATCAGGAATTGATAATGCCGGGCATCTTGGAGGACTGGCTGGAGGCTTTTTAGCTACCGGGGTTGTACATTTGCCGAAAAAGAAAAATTGGAGGAGGCAGCTATTATTTTTGGTTTTGACCATCCTTCTGAGCGCAGGCTTTTTGATTTATGGTTTTCGATACAGCGAAGCAAGTGCTGATCCGGATGTTACAAATAGTCTTGCACAGCAATATATTAAGGATAAACAATATGGCAAGGCAGAAAAGTTATTGAATTCTTATATTGATCAGCATGAAGGAAATGCTGTCACATATTTCTTTTTATCCTATGTGGAGCTTCAGCATGGCCAAAATGAAAATGCAAAGCAGCACCTCATGAAAGCAATCCGTCTCAATCCACGCTTTCATGAAGCACATTATAATTTAGCCCTTATTTATTATGATGAAGGCAATTTCCAAAAAGCTGAAACTGAGGTTCAGGAAGCTTTGAAGTATAAGGACGATAAGAAATATCAAACGCTTTTGAAAGAGATACAATCAAGGATCTAA
- the rpmG gene encoding 50S ribosomal protein L33, whose protein sequence is MRVNITLACTDCSERNYISTKNKRNNPDRLELKKYCPREKRVTLHRETK, encoded by the coding sequence ATGCGTGTTAATATCACTTTAGCTTGCACTGATTGCAGTGAGCGTAACTATATTTCTACAAAAAACAAGCGTAACAACCCAGATCGTCTTGAGCTTAAAAAATATTGCCCAAGAGAAAAGCGCGTTACATTACACCGTGAAACGAAGTAA
- a CDS encoding ROK family glucokinase has protein sequence MMEKWLVGVDLGGTTTKLAFLNTYGEILHKWEIPTDTSNKGKSIIINIAKSIDEKLEELDQPKEKLAGVGMGAPGPVDMSKGIIYEAVNLGWESNYPLKDLLEVETNLPAVIDNDANCAALGEMWKGAGNGSKDTICVTLGTGVGGGIIANGQIIHGVKGAGGEIGHITVVPENGAQCNCGKRGCLETVASATAVVRLAKEAVEVSDTPSTLREMFKSGEKVTAKDVFDAARSNDGLAKKVVNQLAYYLGFALSNLGNGLNPENIVIGGGVSKAGDILLEPVKEYFKKFAFPTVAESTSLAIATLGNDAGVIGAAWLVKSTVK, from the coding sequence ATGATGGAAAAATGGCTTGTAGGTGTAGATCTTGGAGGTACGACGACTAAGCTTGCTTTTTTGAATACATATGGAGAAATATTGCATAAGTGGGAGATACCAACGGATACAAGTAATAAGGGGAAAAGCATCATCATCAATATTGCCAAGTCCATTGATGAAAAATTAGAAGAACTCGACCAGCCGAAAGAAAAACTTGCCGGAGTTGGAATGGGGGCCCCTGGTCCAGTCGATATGTCCAAGGGCATTATTTACGAAGCGGTTAATTTAGGCTGGGAAAGCAATTATCCATTGAAAGACCTGCTTGAAGTGGAAACGAATTTACCTGCGGTCATTGACAACGATGCAAATTGTGCAGCACTCGGAGAAATGTGGAAAGGTGCTGGAAATGGCTCAAAAGATACGATTTGTGTAACACTCGGTACCGGTGTAGGCGGAGGAATCATTGCAAATGGCCAAATCATTCATGGCGTCAAAGGAGCTGGCGGTGAGATCGGCCATATTACAGTGGTCCCTGAAAATGGAGCGCAATGCAACTGCGGGAAGCGCGGGTGTTTGGAGACTGTCGCCTCAGCAACTGCGGTTGTAAGGCTTGCGAAGGAAGCAGTGGAGGTATCTGATACCCCATCAACCCTTCGTGAAATGTTCAAAAGCGGGGAAAAGGTCACGGCAAAAGATGTATTTGATGCGGCCAGGAGCAATGATGGGCTAGCCAAGAAGGTCGTCAATCAATTGGCATACTATTTGGGATTCGCTTTATCAAATTTAGGAAACGGTCTCAATCCCGAAAATATCGTCATCGGCGGCGGTGTGTCCAAAGCCGGGGATATCCTACTGGAGCCTGTAAAGGAATATTTTAAGAAATTTGCATTTCCGACTGTTGCAGAATCAACATCATTGGCGATTGCAACATTGGGCAATGATGCCGGAGTGATTGGTGCCGCTTGGCTTGTCAAAAGTACAGTAAAATAA
- a CDS encoding YqgQ family protein, with protein MKTVYDVQQFLKRYGTIIYTGDRLADLELMEMEFIDLFQAKVIDPKDFQSAILVIKQHIQKEKQNLKNRGE; from the coding sequence ATGAAAACGGTTTACGATGTCCAACAATTTTTAAAGCGCTATGGGACAATAATTTATACTGGAGATAGATTGGCTGACTTGGAATTGATGGAAATGGAATTTATTGATTTGTTTCAAGCAAAGGTCATTGATCCAAAAGATTTTCAATCGGCAATATTGGTTATAAAACAACATATTCAAAAAGAAAAACAAAATCTAAAAAATCGTGGTGAATAA
- a CDS encoding glycosyltransferase — protein sequence MGDAAVRPIIHMKDDLIPLGKFSPEDKKIYYAQLAEKYLKIISLLEHDEREPIILIINPAVFDILKDKEFLKMVDESLMKEFNMRNAKSFKDNDLHSIYPVWLNIDRDILRALRTLIIQQRILAIPTAISPFPFTHFKTREAINEQISLSINKWKSYMGDAPNGFWLPECAYISGLDQYLLDSDVQFTFLSKWAFDTAKPYSAETDSILQTPRGLKVLPVIEVMPPMDKSSFSYLDYLKEEDKVSIYYVISDSELFCADVDGMKKECRTALLGFTYLGMEENRLILTDVQLKQLPLLHKMEDELVNLAKALDDHNHRIYLQLKREWLMYCMGIMDDWLNFDSNDIQQTFSQYSSVMTTGLLDNQALSMRERLLHIDLQSHFSDGEKEKNNEMLSEGSLSALILSWEYPPNIVGGLSRHVHDLAKGLSKKGLDVHILTTRTSGLPMYDLDGQVHVHRVSPMHEEEENFLHWIADLNNAMIQKGIELFRSHSFDVIHAHDWLVGSAAKFLKKQFNIPLVTTIHATEHGRNNGINNEVQRFIHEKEQELVHLSDELIVCSEYMKEELKKLFNFETSLVIPNGVYPLSIDHTLSDEKVFAQMIRNRKMVFSIGRMVAEKGFETIIEAAEKLVDQREEICFIIAGRGPLLDHYRQMVINRGLKDFVYFIGYISDEERNCLFRQADMAVFPSLYEPFGIVALEAMAAKKPVAAARTGGLKGIFNNENGVLFTPGSSVELADAVSSLLSNPAKAARIAENAYKIAITLFGWERISEKTMNVYEDIRLKSKVEGIKL from the coding sequence ATGGGGGATGCTGCTGTTCGTCCGATCATCCATATGAAAGATGATTTGATACCTCTTGGCAAATTCAGTCCAGAGGATAAGAAAATATACTATGCACAATTAGCTGAGAAGTATTTAAAGATCATTAGTTTGCTGGAGCATGACGAAAGGGAACCAATCATTTTAATCATAAACCCTGCGGTATTCGATATTTTAAAGGATAAAGAATTTTTGAAAATGGTTGATGAGTCGCTAATGAAGGAATTTAATATGAGAAACGCAAAATCCTTCAAGGACAATGATCTTCACTCTATTTATCCAGTGTGGTTGAATATTGACAGGGACATCCTACGGGCATTGCGTACGCTGATTATTCAACAGCGGATATTAGCCATTCCTACAGCTATCAGTCCATTTCCATTTACACACTTTAAAACAAGGGAAGCGATTAACGAACAAATCTCTCTAAGCATTAATAAGTGGAAATCCTATATGGGTGATGCACCGAATGGTTTTTGGCTGCCTGAATGTGCGTATATTTCGGGTTTGGACCAATATTTGCTTGATTCAGATGTGCAATTTACGTTTTTATCAAAATGGGCCTTTGACACTGCAAAACCATATTCTGCAGAAACAGATAGCATTCTTCAAACTCCTAGGGGGCTAAAAGTATTGCCGGTTATAGAAGTGATGCCGCCTATGGATAAGAGTTCGTTTTCGTATCTTGATTACCTGAAGGAAGAAGACAAGGTCTCCATATATTATGTAATTTCTGATAGTGAATTATTTTGCGCTGATGTTGATGGGATGAAAAAGGAATGCCGTACAGCCTTACTGGGCTTTACGTATCTGGGGATGGAAGAGAATCGTCTTATACTGACGGATGTTCAGCTTAAGCAACTTCCACTGCTGCACAAAATGGAAGATGAATTGGTGAATTTGGCAAAAGCCCTCGATGATCATAATCATCGAATCTATCTCCAATTAAAGAGAGAATGGCTGATGTACTGCATGGGGATCATGGATGATTGGCTCAATTTCGATTCAAACGATATTCAGCAGACATTTTCCCAGTATTCGTCAGTCATGACAACTGGTCTGTTGGACAATCAAGCATTATCCATGCGAGAAAGATTACTCCATATCGATCTTCAGAGCCATTTTTCTGATGGTGAAAAAGAGAAGAATAATGAAATGCTGAGTGAAGGTTCGTTGTCAGCTTTGATCCTTTCTTGGGAATACCCGCCCAATATTGTGGGAGGATTGTCAAGGCATGTGCATGACCTGGCAAAGGGGTTATCGAAGAAGGGTTTGGATGTACACATATTGACTACCCGAACTTCTGGTCTGCCTATGTATGACCTTGATGGGCAAGTTCATGTTCATAGGGTTTCCCCAATGCATGAGGAAGAAGAAAATTTCCTCCATTGGATCGCTGATTTAAATAATGCCATGATCCAAAAAGGGATTGAGCTTTTCCGGTCACATTCGTTTGATGTCATCCATGCACATGATTGGCTGGTAGGGAGTGCGGCAAAATTCCTGAAAAAGCAATTCAATATACCGCTTGTCACCACCATCCATGCGACGGAGCACGGCAGAAACAATGGAATCAATAATGAGGTTCAACGATTCATTCATGAAAAAGAGCAGGAACTTGTACATCTGTCGGATGAATTAATTGTGTGCAGTGAATATATGAAAGAAGAGTTGAAGAAACTGTTCAACTTCGAAACTTCCCTGGTAATTCCTAACGGAGTCTATCCATTAAGCATTGACCATACTTTAAGTGATGAAAAGGTTTTTGCTCAAATGATCCGTAATCGGAAGATGGTGTTCTCAATCGGAAGGATGGTAGCAGAAAAAGGGTTTGAAACCATTATTGAAGCTGCGGAGAAACTTGTCGATCAGCGGGAAGAGATCTGTTTCATCATTGCAGGCAGAGGGCCATTATTGGATCATTATCGACAAATGGTGATAAATAGAGGGCTTAAGGATTTTGTGTATTTCATCGGGTACATTTCAGATGAAGAAAGAAATTGTTTATTTAGACAAGCTGATATGGCAGTATTTCCGAGTTTATATGAACCATTTGGAATTGTTGCACTTGAAGCAATGGCAGCTAAAAAGCCTGTTGCAGCAGCAAGGACAGGGGGTTTGAAGGGAATATTCAACAACGAAAATGGCGTGCTGTTTACCCCAGGAAGCAGTGTGGAACTGGCAGACGCTGTTTCATCATTATTAAGCAATCCTGCCAAAGCAGCACGCATTGCCGAGAATGCCTATAAAATAGCCATAACGTTATTTGGCTGGGAACGTATTAGTGAGAAAACTATGAATGTCTATGAGGATATCAGGCTCAAATCTAAAGTAGAGGGCATTAAATTGTAG
- a CDS encoding 5-formyltetrahydrofolate cyclo-ligase has protein sequence MLMNKKKQIRKKMKSSLEELEKLVYEQSSYLISKRLFELEDWRNANTIGITISNGTEVDTWQIIRRAWTDGKRIVVPKCLTESKELLFKQITDFTQLEKVFFGLYEPKAEQEAIDKHQIDLLIVPGLAFMKDGYRLGFGGGYYDRFLADYKGNTVSLAFQRQLVESLPIEDFDKPVKKIITDQEVVVCHA, from the coding sequence ATGCTTATGAATAAAAAAAAGCAGATTAGAAAAAAAATGAAGTCCTCATTAGAGGAATTGGAGAAGTTGGTCTATGAGCAATCCTCCTACTTAATTTCAAAGCGATTATTTGAACTGGAGGATTGGCGCAATGCTAATACTATCGGCATAACAATTTCTAATGGGACTGAAGTGGACACATGGCAAATCATTAGAAGGGCATGGACAGATGGTAAGCGGATAGTCGTGCCGAAATGTCTAACAGAATCGAAAGAATTGTTGTTTAAGCAGATTACGGACTTCACTCAGCTTGAGAAAGTGTTTTTTGGCTTATATGAACCGAAGGCAGAACAGGAAGCCATTGACAAACATCAAATTGATTTATTGATTGTACCCGGACTGGCATTCATGAAAGATGGGTATCGTCTTGGATTTGGCGGCGGCTACTATGATCGCTTCTTAGCCGATTATAAAGGAAATACAGTTTCCCTTGCTTTCCAACGCCAATTAGTTGAATCCCTCCCAATAGAGGATTTCGATAAACCAGTAAAAAAAATCATTACCGATCAAGAGGTTGTTGTGTGCCATGCATAA
- a CDS encoding DUF4912 domain-containing protein — MIEEILELRSKGLSFRKIAVQLNTTVGKVQYSWVKYQKSRKEKEEKEEMAIPAMPKKKTVRKGKWKARIHKIRAPRCDLHLTFSKYNRLFCYWTIDSSIIRSMLNYHQTSTDDARAVLRIFNVSGIPHFNGSNAHSYQDIMVKTESTDWYLNELQEGRSYCIEYGFLLPNDHFLPLVRSNTITIPCIDNQKQGLVGKEILDEFSKKAQTTPKWIEHVSTYTYYEKPSIEKEKR; from the coding sequence ATGATAGAGGAAATTTTGGAGCTTCGATCTAAAGGGTTATCTTTCCGCAAAATTGCGGTTCAACTAAATACTACTGTAGGAAAAGTCCAATATAGCTGGGTAAAATATCAAAAATCGAGGAAGGAAAAGGAAGAAAAAGAGGAAATGGCCATTCCTGCAATGCCTAAAAAGAAAACGGTCAGAAAAGGTAAATGGAAAGCGCGCATTCATAAAATTCGTGCGCCGCGCTGCGATCTGCATCTTACCTTTTCAAAATATAATCGCTTGTTTTGTTATTGGACAATTGATTCATCGATCATCCGATCCATGTTAAATTATCATCAAACATCGACTGATGATGCAAGAGCTGTCTTACGAATATTTAATGTTTCCGGCATTCCTCATTTTAATGGATCCAACGCTCATTCCTACCAGGATATTATGGTAAAGACCGAGTCAACGGACTGGTATCTGAATGAATTGCAGGAAGGCAGAAGTTATTGCATCGAGTATGGTTTTCTTTTGCCAAACGATCATTTTCTTCCATTGGTCAGGTCAAATACGATCACCATCCCTTGTATTGATAATCAAAAGCAAGGATTAGTCGGAAAAGAAATATTGGACGAGTTCTCAAAAAAGGCTCAAACTACTCCTAAATGGATAGAACATGTCAGTACATACACTTATTATGAGAAACCATCCATCGAAAAGGAGAAGCGATAA
- a CDS encoding spore germination protein, giving the protein METREKQPVSSNIEKNIDYMKTMMAVDKSFDVIQLDLAYAGRKMVMFLVDGFVKDDILHYLMKLLAGLDEDQLEDDALNKLLKKYIPYVEVEEKDDLNIVIDTVLAGPTALLVDGIDKAILIDARTYPVRGPQEPDLERVVRGSRDGYVETLVFNTALTRRRIRDRTLRMEYLQIGRRSKTDVVVCYLEDIADPKLVNKIKKSLSMIDTDGLPMGEKTIEEFVSGRHWNPYPMVRYTERPDTAAAHLYEGHVCIIVDGSPSVLITPTTFWHHLQHIEEYRNKPLVGAYLRMVRFIAVWASIFLLPLWYLFSIHPDLLPISFFYVSPDDMGDVPLFLQLILIEIGIDILRMAAIHTPSSLATALGLVAALMIGQVAVQVGLFINEVILYLAVAAIGTFATPSYELSLANRLVRIYLLVATALFGPYGLIVGTTLWVIALTRLKSFDIPYMWPFIPFNYRAFRDVMVRSPIPLKNRRPRFLHPKDPDR; this is encoded by the coding sequence ATGGAAACCAGAGAGAAACAGCCTGTTTCTTCTAATATAGAAAAAAATATAGATTACATGAAAACAATGATGGCCGTTGATAAAAGCTTTGATGTGATTCAGCTTGATCTTGCTTATGCAGGACGAAAAATGGTCATGTTCTTGGTGGATGGATTCGTTAAGGATGATATTCTTCATTATCTAATGAAGCTTTTGGCAGGTCTCGATGAAGACCAGCTTGAAGATGATGCGTTAAATAAACTTCTGAAAAAATATATTCCCTATGTAGAAGTCGAAGAGAAGGATGATTTAAATATCGTCATTGATACGGTTCTTGCAGGACCAACCGCATTACTTGTTGATGGAATCGATAAAGCGATATTGATAGATGCCAGAACCTACCCCGTAAGAGGGCCGCAGGAACCGGATTTGGAAAGGGTGGTCAGGGGGTCGAGGGACGGATATGTAGAGACACTTGTATTCAATACTGCGTTGACCCGGCGAAGGATCCGGGATCGAACGCTGAGAATGGAATATCTGCAAATTGGCAGACGGTCGAAGACGGATGTGGTTGTGTGCTACCTGGAAGATATTGCTGATCCCAAGTTAGTGAATAAGATCAAAAAATCATTATCAATGATTGATACTGATGGACTGCCGATGGGTGAAAAAACCATTGAGGAGTTTGTGTCGGGCAGGCACTGGAATCCGTATCCAATGGTACGGTATACAGAGAGGCCGGATACTGCTGCAGCCCATCTTTATGAAGGACATGTCTGCATCATCGTCGATGGCTCCCCCAGTGTTTTGATCACACCCACAACCTTTTGGCATCACCTGCAGCATATAGAAGAATACCGAAACAAGCCATTGGTTGGCGCTTACTTGCGAATGGTTCGTTTCATTGCTGTCTGGGCATCGATTTTCTTACTTCCTTTATGGTATTTGTTCTCCATACATCCGGATTTATTGCCGATTTCTTTTTTTTATGTCAGTCCGGATGACATGGGGGATGTTCCACTTTTCCTGCAACTGATTCTCATTGAAATCGGAATAGATATTTTAAGGATGGCAGCCATTCATACCCCTTCCTCTCTGGCTACGGCATTAGGGCTCGTGGCTGCATTGATGATAGGACAGGTTGCTGTCCAGGTTGGGTTGTTCATCAATGAGGTCATTTTATACTTGGCGGTCGCTGCAATTGGAACTTTTGCCACCCCCAGTTATGAGTTAAGCCTCGCCAACCGGTTGGTCCGGATTTATTTGCTGGTCGCAACAGCATTATTTGGACCATACGGCCTGATTGTCGGGACCACTCTCTGGGTCATTGCATTGACACGATTAAAATCGTTTGACATACCTTATATGTGGCCGTTCATTCCCTTTAATTACAGAGCATTCCGCGACGTGATGGTCCGATCGCCGATCCCGCTCAAAAATAGGAGACCGCGTTTTTTACATCCAAAAGATCCAGATCGATAA
- a CDS encoding endolytic transglycosylase MltG encodes MDRRAARFFAAGITFAIIVMFIFLKFFPQPEGKSTETEKASWKQKGYTIVKSESYTALKKQLSQAEKQLDQVQTNHKDSSAETGNGDKQKIITRFHLVVHSGMTTSEISNELEKAGIVDNGQDFNDYLIKHKYQLILQIGEYDLMSNMDYETIAKIITKSN; translated from the coding sequence ATGGATAGAAGAGCAGCAAGATTCTTTGCGGCCGGCATCACTTTTGCCATCATTGTCATGTTTATCTTTCTTAAATTTTTTCCTCAACCAGAGGGAAAATCCACTGAAACAGAAAAAGCTTCCTGGAAACAAAAAGGCTATACCATCGTGAAAAGTGAAAGTTATACAGCATTAAAAAAACAGTTGTCCCAAGCAGAGAAGCAGTTGGATCAAGTACAAACGAATCACAAAGATTCCTCTGCTGAAACCGGAAACGGAGACAAACAAAAAATCATAACTCGTTTCCATTTAGTCGTACATAGCGGAATGACTACATCAGAAATCAGCAATGAGCTTGAAAAGGCAGGAATCGTTGACAATGGACAGGACTTCAATGATTATCTGATCAAACACAAGTACCAGCTCATCTTGCAAATAGGGGAATACGACCTGATGAGTAATATGGATTACGAAACGATAGCAAAAATCATTACGAAATCAAACTAA